A portion of the Pseudoalteromonas galatheae genome contains these proteins:
- a CDS encoding TonB-dependent siderophore receptor, whose amino-acid sequence MRSLKYKYPTLITSIALALSCSAIAQEQTKQDKDDIEIIEVSPRGLISYVSATASKTAVPIVKTPVSVSVLTAQRISDLGAETLQDAIGYVAGVYNGPYGVDTRGDWSKIRGVDPLLYVDGLQKLFGNYNNTRTNPYALESVEILKGPSSVLYGQGSTGGIINAVSKLPKAETEGEIWAQVGNYDRKQLALDYNTIFGKHEEYQARAVAMYRDSGTQTDYVDDDTLMLAPSFSWLASDETKITLLANLQRNESGSSTQFFPHEGTILPAKYGKIPSERFVSEPGWDKYDTEQQAITAIVEHSFDLDTHIKFSGRYSDSSSEYRTIYSWPPKFEADKRTIKRIASLTDSSARSVTMDLQIHKYLELDAVKLTMVSGVDYQNADTDSDRGRGVAAPLDLYNPVYGQSTELPTAVVNNPENTLNNKQLGAYAQVTAEVNSWVLNAALRYDDLSNQLQTAGAIKNSQNATTGRIGVLYQFKNGVAPYASYSESFKAVFGQKPQGGAYTPLEGEQVELGLKYQPKGTEHLITASIFEIKDKNQIRKVSPEFEVQDGEIAVKGFELEAQLEWQYLDIYAAYSYLDTEQDVSPLSPTELFVAQDLVTLITDDAQLSATPKHLASIWATYRAEEWLPGLKFGAGIRHVGETYDGSRTVELNGQALHQQLVTDNFTLIDMMIGYDIEQYQFSLQVDNVSDKTVITSCLYRGDCFYGQRRTISANVKYKF is encoded by the coding sequence ATGCGCTCACTTAAATACAAATATCCAACCTTAATTACCAGCATTGCACTGGCGTTATCTTGCTCTGCGATAGCACAAGAACAAACAAAACAAGATAAAGATGACATTGAAATCATCGAAGTTAGTCCGAGGGGTCTGATTTCATACGTTAGCGCTACTGCATCAAAAACGGCAGTACCTATCGTCAAAACGCCTGTTTCGGTGTCTGTATTAACGGCTCAACGTATTTCTGATTTAGGTGCAGAAACACTGCAAGATGCAATTGGGTATGTTGCAGGTGTTTATAATGGGCCATACGGTGTTGATACTCGAGGCGATTGGTCTAAAATTCGTGGCGTTGATCCCCTACTCTATGTTGACGGCCTGCAAAAGTTGTTTGGTAATTACAACAACACGCGTACTAACCCTTATGCGCTTGAAAGTGTCGAGATCTTAAAAGGCCCTTCGTCTGTGCTTTACGGGCAAGGGTCTACCGGTGGTATCATCAACGCGGTATCAAAATTACCAAAAGCAGAAACTGAGGGTGAGATCTGGGCGCAAGTGGGCAACTACGACCGTAAGCAACTAGCACTTGATTACAACACCATATTTGGTAAGCACGAAGAGTATCAAGCACGTGCTGTCGCCATGTATCGAGACAGCGGCACACAGACCGATTATGTTGATGACGACACCTTGATGCTTGCGCCAAGCTTTAGCTGGCTTGCTTCAGATGAAACTAAAATTACCTTGCTTGCCAACCTTCAAAGAAATGAATCTGGCTCTTCAACGCAATTCTTCCCGCATGAAGGCACTATTCTACCTGCAAAATATGGCAAGATCCCAAGTGAACGTTTCGTCAGCGAGCCAGGCTGGGATAAATATGATACTGAGCAACAAGCGATCACCGCAATCGTTGAGCACAGCTTTGATTTAGACACGCATATTAAATTCTCCGGTCGCTACAGTGATAGTTCATCCGAATACCGTACCATTTATTCTTGGCCACCAAAATTTGAAGCGGACAAACGCACTATTAAGCGTATCGCCAGCCTTACCGATTCAAGTGCACGTAGTGTGACGATGGATCTGCAAATCCATAAGTATTTGGAACTGGATGCGGTGAAATTAACTATGGTGTCGGGTGTAGATTACCAAAATGCGGATACAGACTCTGATCGCGGCCGTGGTGTTGCAGCACCATTAGACTTATATAATCCAGTGTATGGACAAAGCACTGAGTTACCAACTGCGGTTGTCAATAACCCTGAGAATACGCTCAACAACAAACAGCTCGGTGCTTATGCGCAAGTCACTGCAGAAGTAAATAGCTGGGTACTTAATGCCGCACTTCGCTATGATGACCTTTCAAATCAACTGCAAACAGCAGGTGCAATCAAGAATAGTCAGAATGCCACAACGGGTCGGATTGGTGTGCTTTACCAATTTAAAAATGGTGTAGCGCCCTATGCTAGCTATTCAGAATCATTTAAAGCCGTATTTGGACAGAAACCACAAGGTGGCGCATATACACCGCTGGAGGGTGAACAAGTTGAGCTTGGATTAAAATATCAGCCAAAGGGTACAGAGCACCTTATCACAGCCTCTATATTTGAAATTAAAGACAAAAATCAAATACGAAAAGTTTCCCCTGAGTTTGAAGTACAAGATGGCGAAATCGCGGTAAAAGGATTCGAGCTTGAAGCCCAACTCGAATGGCAGTACCTTGATATTTATGCCGCTTACTCTTATTTAGATACGGAACAAGACGTTTCTCCGCTGTCTCCTACTGAACTCTTTGTGGCACAAGATTTAGTTACGTTAATCACAGATGATGCTCAGCTCTCAGCAACACCTAAGCACTTAGCTTCCATTTGGGCAACGTACCGCGCGGAAGAATGGCTTCCAGGGCTTAAGTTTGGAGCCGGTATAAGACATGTGGGAGAAACCTACGATGGCAGTCGTACAGTTGAACTAAACGGCCAAGCACTACATCAGCAATTAGTGACCGATAACTTTACGCTTATCGATATGATGATTGGGTATGACATTGAACAATATCAATTCAGTTTGCAAGTTGATAATGTCAGCGATAAAACGGTTATCACCAGCTGTTTGTACCGTGGAGACTGCTTCTACGGACAGCGCAGAACCATTAGTGCTAACGTGAAGTACAAGTTTTAA
- a CDS encoding DUF2256 domain-containing protein, producing MAHKKPNLQYKICPICERPFYWRKKWQRDWGNVKYCSKRCASERRSGIGHKD from the coding sequence ATGGCTCACAAAAAACCAAACCTACAATATAAAATATGCCCTATTTGCGAACGTCCGTTTTATTGGCGGAAAAAATGGCAAAGAGATTGGGGTAACGTTAAGTACTGCTCAAAGCGCTGCGCTTCTGAACGGCGCTCAGGTATAGGACATAAAGATTAG